One genomic segment of Candidatus Berkiella aquae includes these proteins:
- a CDS encoding AAA family ATPase, giving the protein MRIAVSGTHCMGKSTFIEDFIKIHSEYKSELEPYYELEDEKFTELEPSFDSLLAQLDYSIAQLNQHSDQPNIIFDRCPVDFVAYAMCEAEQEGIHIHDTEIAERFNDIKQALNHLDLIIFLPITDSYSILYTEENPAYRKAADKNFKKLYRDDICDIFPQYGHPKIVEIWGERETRIKMLELLCQGFGTL; this is encoded by the coding sequence ATGCGCATTGCTGTTTCGGGTACCCATTGTATGGGCAAAAGTACATTCATAGAGGATTTTATTAAAATCCATTCTGAGTATAAAAGCGAGTTAGAGCCTTATTATGAATTAGAAGATGAAAAGTTCACCGAGCTAGAGCCTAGTTTTGACTCGCTGCTTGCGCAACTTGATTATAGTATTGCGCAGTTGAATCAACATTCAGACCAACCCAATATTATTTTTGATAGATGTCCCGTGGATTTTGTTGCCTATGCCATGTGCGAGGCAGAGCAAGAGGGTATCCATATTCATGATACGGAAATAGCCGAAAGGTTTAATGACATTAAACAAGCATTGAATCATTTAGATCTCATTATATTTTTGCCCATCACGGATAGTTATTCCATTTTATATACGGAAGAAAATCCAGCCTATCGAAAAGCGGCAGATAAAAATTTTAAAAAGCTATATCGTGATGATATTTGCGATATCTTTCCGCAATATGGCCATCCAAAGATTGTTGAAATTTGGGGGGAGCGGGAAACCAGAATAAAAATGCTCGAACTCTTATGCCAGGGATTTGGCACATTGTAA
- a CDS encoding outer membrane beta-barrel protein, with protein sequence MKLRLSSSLLLLALTNTAFAHNCPTEKFYVGAFGGGGSSHHFDASQYGTAFFVEVAGGPLAVNAFGEINHHSSPFYGLQLGYQAPATLLTSQWKLAPAFELEGYAMKRKSFSGELINNNARLPEHDFLVSYPMKRNVFLANMVLNFDNACILVHPYIGFGIGSAIASISDATATQISPPEAGINHYNSNSSDTNATFAGQIKLGLSYDINDYLSLFADYRWLYVGNTHFVFGSTVVPGHAETSSWQVNLNAQRYNLGSAGIRFNW encoded by the coding sequence ATGAAATTACGTCTATCTTCATCTCTTTTGCTACTTGCCTTAACAAATACTGCTTTTGCACATAACTGCCCAACTGAAAAATTTTATGTTGGCGCCTTTGGTGGCGGCGGCTCATCTCATCATTTCGATGCAAGTCAGTATGGAACGGCATTTTTTGTAGAAGTTGCTGGCGGACCTTTGGCAGTCAATGCTTTTGGTGAAATAAATCATCATAGTTCACCGTTTTACGGCTTACAGCTTGGATATCAGGCACCAGCGACTTTATTAACTTCGCAATGGAAATTAGCACCCGCCTTTGAATTGGAAGGCTATGCGATGAAAAGAAAATCTTTTAGTGGCGAGCTTATCAATAATAATGCAAGACTGCCTGAGCATGATTTTCTCGTTTCATATCCAATGAAAAGAAATGTGTTTCTTGCTAATATGGTTTTAAATTTTGATAACGCTTGTATTCTTGTGCATCCCTATATCGGCTTTGGTATTGGTAGCGCCATTGCCAGCATCTCAGACGCAACGGCTACACAAATAAGTCCACCTGAGGCGGGCATTAACCATTATAATTCTAATAGCAGTGATACCAATGCGACTTTTGCTGGACAGATTAAACTCGGCTTGAGTTACGACATTAACGACTATCTTAGCTTATTTGCTGATTACCGCTGGCTGTATGTTGGCAACACCCATTTTGTATTTGGTTCAACCGTTGTTCCTGGTCATGCTGAGACCAGTAGTTGGCAAGTCAATCTCAATGCGCAAAGATATAATTTAGGTAGTGCTGGTATCAGATTTAATTGGTAA
- a CDS encoding carbonic anhydrase yields MEKSLKKIINGYMAFRNKYAIGDHSVMHSLSRAGQQPEIMVVACCDSRVDPALILQCDPGDLFVVRNVANIVPPYSKDQGYHDTNAALEFGIRHLKVKHLIILGHSQCGGINALIHQQALGDNDFIARWVSLVERKDAHFKEPDYYAKLALTHSYQNCLTFPWIKSAIENKLLSVHLWFFNINEGEILTYSHAQGKYQKLGSDTTDYE; encoded by the coding sequence ATGGAAAAGAGTTTAAAAAAGATTATTAATGGCTATATGGCATTTCGAAATAAGTATGCTATCGGTGATCATTCTGTGATGCATTCCCTATCGAGGGCTGGGCAACAACCTGAAATAATGGTGGTGGCCTGCTGCGATTCACGTGTTGATCCTGCTTTAATATTACAATGCGATCCAGGTGATTTATTTGTCGTGCGCAATGTTGCCAACATCGTTCCCCCCTATTCCAAAGATCAAGGCTATCATGATACCAATGCAGCCTTAGAATTTGGTATTCGCCATTTAAAAGTTAAACATCTGATCATTCTAGGCCATAGTCAATGTGGCGGTATTAATGCGCTCATTCATCAACAAGCGCTTGGCGATAATGATTTTATCGCACGATGGGTTTCATTAGTAGAAAGAAAAGATGCCCATTTCAAAGAGCCCGATTATTATGCCAAACTTGCTCTAACGCATTCATACCAAAACTGCTTAACATTTCCGTGGATAAAATCCGCTATTGAAAACAAATTACTCTCAGTGCATCTATGGTTTTTTAATATCAATGAAGGCGAAATATTAACCTATTCTCATGCGCAGGGAAAATATCAAAAGCTCGGTTCTGATACAACGGATTATGAATAA
- a CDS encoding L,D-transpeptidase family protein, with product MKAATSHKLWISSIVILIIFIFAFGMLYFNQRPLPDELPIPLDPLLDENIKVTQNIDLIVVEKASRKITLFHQQVPIKSYKIALGFEPMGHKTQEGDGKTPEGTYQICAKNPKSQFHLSLKISYPSHEDKQQAKQNGVSPGGEIMIHGLATPFSFLGKHHSQRDWTLGCIALSNEEMEEIYANVAVGTKIIIKP from the coding sequence ATGAAAGCAGCGACAAGCCATAAATTATGGATAAGCTCGATAGTAATACTTATTATATTTATCTTCGCTTTTGGCATGCTCTATTTTAACCAGCGTCCTCTTCCAGATGAGCTCCCCATCCCTCTCGATCCTTTATTGGATGAAAATATAAAAGTCACCCAAAACATTGATTTAATTGTTGTTGAAAAAGCCTCTCGCAAAATCACGCTATTTCATCAACAAGTTCCTATAAAAAGTTATAAAATAGCACTGGGCTTTGAGCCTATGGGCCATAAAACGCAAGAGGGTGATGGTAAAACGCCTGAAGGAACATACCAAATTTGTGCTAAAAACCCTAAGAGTCAATTTCATTTGTCATTAAAAATTTCTTACCCTTCACATGAAGACAAACAGCAAGCTAAACAAAATGGCGTCTCTCCAGGAGGAGAAATAATGATTCATGGTCTTGCCACGCCCTTTAGCTTTTTAGGCAAACATCATAGTCAAAGGGACTGGACTTTAGGCTGCATTGCTTTAAGTAATGAAGAAATGGAAGAAATTTATGCCAATGTTGCTGTGGGCACAAAAATTATTATCAAGCCTTAA
- the gltX gene encoding glutamate--tRNA ligase, with amino-acid sequence MTITRFAPSPTGMLHVGSARTALFCWLWAKRQKGTFILRIEDTDRERSTDEAVEVIIEGLKWLELNWDEGPIFQTHRFDRYKAVLKELMANDHAYKCYCTKERLEALREQQIEAKEKPRYDGYCRKFPAQPHADTPYVVRFKTPEEGSIVFEDLVRGRIEIQNSELDDLILARSDGTPTYNFTVVIDDWDMKVTHVLRGDDHINNTPRQIHIFKALNAPMPAYGHMPMLLGPDGKRLSKRHGAVSVLQYRDEGILPKALINYLVRLGWSHGDQEIFTTAEMIEHFDVHNINVAPTALNPEKLLWLNQHYMKTEPEVEVAKQLAWFMAKLGIDLTKGPDLAQVVIAQRERCKTLVEMAEKSRFFFEDEVVIDGDLTKKHFNREAVPALSDFIQALEAFPAWDKEVIHDALKAAVDKHGIKLGVLAPVVRLAASGTMASPPIDMMLWLLGKEKTVARLSDALAQLKELA; translated from the coding sequence ATGACAATCACTCGATTTGCGCCGAGTCCTACTGGGATGTTGCATGTAGGCAGTGCCCGTACTGCTTTATTTTGTTGGTTGTGGGCAAAAAGACAAAAAGGCACTTTTATTTTACGGATCGAAGATACCGATAGAGAGCGTTCAACGGATGAAGCAGTCGAAGTGATCATTGAAGGGTTAAAGTGGTTAGAGTTGAATTGGGATGAAGGTCCTATTTTTCAAACACATCGATTTGATCGTTATAAAGCCGTTTTGAAAGAATTAATGGCGAATGACCATGCCTATAAGTGCTATTGCACGAAAGAGCGTTTAGAAGCATTAAGAGAGCAACAAATCGAGGCAAAAGAAAAACCTCGTTATGACGGTTACTGCCGTAAGTTTCCAGCGCAACCTCATGCGGATACGCCGTATGTGGTTCGGTTTAAGACACCTGAAGAAGGCTCTATCGTATTTGAAGATTTAGTACGTGGTCGAATCGAGATCCAGAACAGTGAATTAGACGATTTAATTTTAGCGCGTTCTGATGGCACGCCGACTTATAATTTTACCGTGGTTATTGATGACTGGGATATGAAAGTGACGCATGTATTGCGTGGTGATGATCATATCAACAATACGCCACGTCAGATCCATATTTTTAAAGCATTGAACGCGCCGATGCCAGCATATGGTCACATGCCGATGTTGTTAGGCCCTGATGGGAAGCGTTTATCAAAACGTCATGGTGCGGTGAGTGTATTGCAATATCGTGATGAAGGTATTTTACCCAAAGCGCTGATTAACTATTTGGTTCGTTTGGGTTGGTCACATGGCGATCAAGAGATTTTCACTACGGCAGAAATGATTGAGCATTTTGATGTGCATAACATTAATGTGGCGCCAACGGCACTCAATCCTGAAAAGTTACTCTGGCTCAATCAACACTACATGAAGACAGAACCAGAAGTAGAGGTTGCTAAACAATTAGCTTGGTTTATGGCTAAATTAGGCATTGATTTAACTAAAGGCCCTGATTTGGCGCAGGTAGTCATTGCCCAGCGGGAGCGTTGCAAAACCTTGGTTGAGATGGCTGAAAAGAGTCGATTCTTTTTTGAGGATGAAGTTGTCATCGATGGCGATTTAACCAAGAAGCATTTTAATCGTGAAGCGGTTCCGGCATTAAGTGATTTTATTCAAGCGTTAGAAGCATTTCCGGCGTGGGATAAAGAGGTCATTCATGATGCATTAAAAGCCGCTGTCGATAAGCATGGGATTAAGCTTGGCGTATTAGCGCCTGTTGTACGATTAGCTGCTTCAGGCACGATGGCATCACCGCCGATTGATATGATGTTGTGGCTGCTGGGTAAAGAGAAGACAGTTGCTCGTCTTTCTGATGCTTTAGCGCAATTGAAAGAACTTGCATAA
- a CDS encoding MFS transporter, translating into MSYSFELQTEAIMQRKTLWFAILVSALGYFVDVYDIILFSNVRIPSLKSLGLSEEEITSVGLSLINIQLTGMLLGGIAFGMLGDKRGRLSILFGSIFLYSSATLANAFVTTVPMYAVLRFIAGIGLAGELGGGITLVNELMSKEKRGLGTMIIATAGICGGIASGLVSHFMSWQSAYVLGGLGGFILLLLRISVKESPLFTQMNQQKNVRQGDPLLFFRTPTLLTKYLKCLLVGAPFWVFVGLFMTFAPELGQALEVTEPVTTGLAFLYFNIGLGMGDLSSSLLSQWLQSRRYAVMIFLACSFICVTAFLTLNEPSSALFYFFCCALGLSSGHWAVFLMMATEQFGTNLRTTVSASLPNFVRAMAIPFSGLLVCIKPHVGILGGLGGIALLCILLAFIAAYCLPETFAKTLDFVEQ; encoded by the coding sequence GTGAGTTATTCATTCGAATTACAAACTGAGGCCATCATGCAGCGCAAAACACTCTGGTTTGCTATCCTTGTTTCTGCTTTAGGTTACTTTGTTGATGTCTATGACATCATTTTATTCAGCAATGTCCGTATCCCAAGCTTAAAAAGCTTAGGACTGAGTGAAGAAGAAATAACCTCCGTTGGCCTTTCACTCATCAATATCCAATTAACTGGTATGTTATTGGGTGGGATCGCCTTTGGCATGTTGGGTGATAAACGCGGCAGACTCTCCATCTTATTCGGTTCGATTTTTCTTTATTCCAGTGCAACGCTGGCTAATGCCTTTGTTACCACCGTCCCCATGTATGCCGTTTTACGATTTATTGCAGGTATTGGCTTAGCGGGTGAATTAGGAGGCGGTATTACGCTCGTTAATGAATTAATGAGCAAAGAAAAACGCGGATTAGGCACCATGATTATTGCCACCGCTGGCATTTGTGGGGGGATTGCAAGCGGTCTTGTTAGCCATTTTATGAGCTGGCAATCGGCTTACGTTCTGGGTGGTTTAGGTGGATTTATTTTATTATTATTGCGGATTAGCGTCAAAGAATCTCCCCTGTTTACGCAAATGAATCAGCAAAAAAATGTTCGACAAGGCGATCCTTTACTCTTCTTTCGCACGCCAACCTTATTAACAAAATATCTGAAATGTCTTTTGGTGGGTGCCCCTTTTTGGGTATTCGTCGGTTTATTTATGACGTTTGCCCCCGAACTTGGCCAAGCTTTAGAAGTCACCGAGCCTGTCACAACCGGACTCGCTTTTTTATATTTCAACATCGGTTTAGGGATGGGCGATCTCAGCAGTAGTTTACTGAGCCAATGGCTACAATCACGCCGGTATGCGGTGATGATTTTTTTAGCCTGTTCATTTATCTGTGTCACGGCATTTCTGACATTGAATGAACCTTCTAGTGCCCTCTTTTATTTTTTCTGTTGCGCACTTGGCTTAAGCAGTGGTCACTGGGCCGTTTTTTTGATGATGGCTACCGAACAATTCGGTACCAATTTACGCACCACCGTCAGCGCTTCGTTGCCTAATTTTGTCCGCGCCATGGCCATCCCTTTTTCCGGTTTGCTGGTTTGTATTAAACCGCATGTCGGTATTTTAGGAGGATTAGGTGGCATTGCTCTCTTGTGTATCTTATTAGCTTTTATTGCCGCTTACTGTCTCCCGGAAACCTTCGCAAAAACCTTGGATTTTGTTGAACAATAA
- a CDS encoding LysE family transporter encodes MFYLNEFLTLAVIGFLGAISPGPDFVIVTQHSLQHGKKSGLYTAIGIALGCLVHVTYCVIGIGIIVAKSVVAFNIIKYCGAAYLIYLGCKGLFSRQSGMLNLSSSAQAAPALSSWDSAKRGFLVNILNPKATLFFLSVFSQVIDPQTPRLIQALFGLEFSLISLCWFGSLAFILTHDALKQKLTAAQKYLDKMLGGALIALGLKVATLTQ; translated from the coding sequence ATGTTTTATTTAAACGAATTTTTAACGCTCGCGGTGATTGGATTTTTAGGCGCTATTAGCCCAGGCCCCGATTTTGTCATTGTGACACAGCATAGTTTACAACATGGAAAAAAATCGGGTCTATACACCGCTATCGGTATTGCACTCGGATGTTTAGTGCATGTCACATATTGCGTTATTGGGATTGGGATTATCGTTGCAAAATCGGTCGTCGCTTTTAATATCATTAAATATTGTGGCGCAGCTTATCTTATTTACCTGGGATGCAAAGGCTTATTCTCACGGCAATCAGGTATGCTTAATCTTTCATCCTCAGCCCAAGCAGCTCCTGCTTTATCTTCTTGGGATTCTGCCAAAAGAGGTTTCTTGGTGAATATTCTGAATCCCAAAGCAACCCTCTTTTTCTTGAGCGTTTTTTCTCAAGTGATTGATCCACAAACCCCGCGACTGATTCAAGCACTGTTCGGCTTAGAATTTAGTTTAATCAGTTTATGCTGGTTTGGTTCACTAGCCTTCATTTTAACGCATGATGCTTTAAAGCAGAAATTAACGGCTGCACAAAAATATCTTGATAAAATGCTAGGTGGCGCATTAATTGCCCTAGGGTTGAAAGTCGCGACATTAACACAATAA